A region from the Janthinobacterium agaricidamnosum genome encodes:
- a CDS encoding sigma-54-dependent transcriptional regulator, protein MHENNFEGMQVLLVEDDAVVRKGARQSLELAGLQVTAVATAEEALPYLVPEFAGILLSDIKLPGMDGLKLLDIAVAQDASLPVILVTGHGDVSMAVGAMRRGAYDFIEKPFSADLLVEVCRRALDKRHLVLENMNLRRQLEQRVGIEARIVGRSAAMAKVRQLVLNLAPKSADIIILGETGTGKELIARCLHDFSERRDHPFVAINCGALPESIFESELFGHEEGAFTGAQRQRIGKIEYANGGTLFLDEIESMPLALQVKLLRVLQERQVERLGSNKLISVNFRVIAAAKEDLNVLAEQGKFRPDLYYRLNVASLTLPALRNRREDIPLLFEFFVLQAALRYGQPAALVSGELIASLMAQRWAGNVRELHNVADRFVLGLLDDTLSPAGCREASLAEQVDTFEISIIEEALRRHNGNVIDAAAALNIPKKTLYDKLKRFDISTEQFR, encoded by the coding sequence ATGCACGAGAATAATTTTGAAGGCATGCAAGTGCTGCTGGTGGAAGACGACGCCGTCGTGCGCAAGGGCGCCCGGCAATCGCTGGAACTGGCGGGACTGCAAGTGACGGCCGTTGCCACGGCCGAGGAAGCGCTGCCTTACCTGGTGCCCGAATTCGCGGGTATTTTATTGAGCGATATCAAACTGCCCGGCATGGATGGCTTGAAACTGCTCGATATCGCCGTGGCACAGGATGCCAGCCTGCCCGTGATCCTCGTCACGGGCCATGGCGACGTGTCGATGGCCGTGGGCGCCATGCGCCGTGGCGCCTACGATTTCATCGAAAAACCGTTTTCCGCCGACTTGCTGGTGGAAGTGTGCCGCCGCGCCCTGGATAAACGCCACCTGGTGCTGGAAAACATGAACTTGCGCCGTCAGCTCGAGCAGCGCGTCGGCATCGAGGCGCGCATCGTGGGCCGCAGCGCGGCCATGGCCAAGGTGCGCCAGCTGGTGCTGAACCTGGCGCCGAAGTCGGCCGACATCATCATCCTCGGCGAAACGGGCACCGGCAAGGAACTGATCGCCCGCTGCCTGCACGACTTCAGCGAGCGGCGCGACCACCCGTTCGTGGCGATCAACTGCGGCGCCCTGCCCGAGTCGATCTTCGAATCGGAACTGTTCGGCCACGAGGAAGGCGCGTTTACGGGGGCGCAGCGCCAGCGCATCGGCAAGATCGAGTACGCGAACGGCGGCACCCTGTTCCTCGATGAAATCGAAAGCATGCCGCTGGCCCTGCAAGTGAAACTGCTGCGCGTGCTGCAGGAGCGGCAAGTCGAGCGTCTCGGTTCCAACAAATTGATATCCGTCAATTTCCGCGTCATCGCCGCCGCCAAGGAAGACTTGAATGTGCTGGCCGAGCAGGGGAAATTCCGGCCCGACCTGTATTACCGGCTGAACGTGGCCAGCCTCACGCTGCCCGCGCTGCGCAACCGGCGCGAGGATATCCCCCTGCTGTTCGAATTTTTCGTGCTGCAGGCGGCCCTGCGCTATGGCCAGCCGGCCGCGCTCGTCAGCGGCGAACTGATCGCATCCCTGATGGCGCAGCGCTGGGCCGGCAATGTGCGCGAACTGCACAACGTGGCCGACCGCTTCGTGCTGGGCCTGCTCGACGACACCCTGAGTCCCGCCGGCTGCCGCGAAGCGTCGCTGGCGGAACAGGTGGACACCTTCGAGATTTCCATCATCGAGGAAGCCTTGCGCCGACACAATGGCAACGTCATCGACGCGGCCGCCGCGCTGAATATCCCGAAGAAAACCCTGTACGACAAGCTCAAGCGATTTGATATCTCGACGGAGCAGTTCCGCTAA